A stretch of the Azorhizobium caulinodans ORS 571 genome encodes the following:
- the paoA gene encoding aldehyde dehydrogenase iron-sulfur subunit PaoA has translation MTMPQPTALTRRDLIAAGAATLAGSGVAHPAAAETSQPVSTPPNAPRTLDPVSAKVRFTVNGASHELTVDTRTTLLDALREHLHLTGTKKGCDHGQCGACTVMVDGVRINSCLTLAVMHEGDSVTTIEGLGSPGNLHPMQAAFIKHDGYQCGYCTPGQICSAVAVLGEIRDGIPSHVTADLSTAPELSVDEVRERMSGNICRCGAYSNILEAITEVAGRGA, from the coding sequence ATGACCATGCCCCAGCCCACGGCCCTGACGCGACGCGACCTGATCGCCGCCGGAGCCGCCACCCTCGCCGGGAGCGGCGTTGCCCATCCCGCCGCTGCCGAGACGTCCCAGCCAGTATCTACCCCGCCCAACGCGCCCCGCACCCTCGATCCCGTTTCGGCGAAGGTCCGCTTCACCGTGAACGGCGCCTCCCACGAATTGACGGTCGACACGCGCACCACCCTGCTCGATGCGCTGCGCGAGCATCTGCATCTGACAGGCACCAAGAAGGGCTGCGATCACGGACAGTGCGGGGCCTGCACCGTGATGGTCGACGGCGTGCGCATCAACTCCTGCCTGACGCTTGCGGTGATGCACGAGGGCGACAGCGTGACCACCATTGAGGGCCTCGGCAGCCCCGGCAATCTGCATCCCATGCAGGCGGCCTTCATCAAGCATGACGGTTATCAGTGCGGCTACTGCACGCCGGGCCAGATCTGCTCGGCCGTGGCGGTGCTGGGCGAGATCCGCGACGGCATCCCGAGCCATGTCACGGCCGATCTTTCCACCGCGCCCGAGCTCTCCGTGGACGAGGTGCGCGAGCGCATGAGCGGCAACATCTGCCGTTGCGGCGCCTATTCCAACATCCTCGAAGCCATCACAGAAGTTGCCGGGAGAGGCGCATGA
- the xth gene encoding exodeoxyribonuclease III, with protein sequence MRIATFNVNGVNGRLPPLLDWLRQSKPDVACLQELKAPHERFPAAELEQAGYGAVWLGQKAWNGVAILARGEMPVETRRGLPGDPDDIQSRYIEAAVGGVLIGCLYAPNGNPAPGAKFDYKLRWLERLRNYSAQMLDLDLPMVLAGDFNIMPEERDVYAPERWRDDALFRPEVRAAFADLRDDGWVDALRHLHPDARLYTFWKYLRNAFARDAGLRIDHLLLSPALAPRLVSAGVDRAVRGRDHASDHAPAWITLDAPTRGHAGGDRRTA encoded by the coding sequence ATGCGGATCGCCACTTTCAACGTGAACGGCGTCAATGGACGCCTGCCGCCTCTGCTGGACTGGCTCCGGCAGAGCAAGCCCGACGTGGCCTGCCTCCAGGAGCTGAAGGCCCCGCACGAGCGCTTTCCCGCCGCCGAACTGGAACAGGCGGGCTATGGCGCGGTCTGGCTAGGGCAGAAGGCCTGGAACGGGGTTGCCATTCTCGCCCGCGGCGAGATGCCGGTCGAGACCCGCCGCGGTCTTCCCGGCGATCCGGACGATATCCAGAGCCGCTATATCGAGGCCGCCGTCGGCGGCGTCCTGATCGGCTGCCTCTATGCGCCGAACGGCAATCCGGCACCGGGCGCGAAATTCGACTACAAGCTGCGCTGGCTTGAGCGGCTGCGAAATTACAGCGCGCAGATGCTCGACCTCGACCTGCCCATGGTGCTCGCAGGCGATTTCAACATCATGCCCGAGGAGCGCGACGTCTATGCGCCGGAGCGCTGGCGGGACGACGCGCTGTTCCGCCCGGAAGTGCGCGCCGCGTTCGCCGATTTGCGGGACGATGGATGGGTGGACGCGCTGCGCCACCTCCACCCCGACGCGCGCCTCTACACCTTCTGGAAATACCTGCGAAACGCCTTTGCCCGCGACGCCGGGCTGCGGATCGACCATCTGCTGCTCAGCCCGGCGCTCGCCCCGCGCCTCGTGTCGGCCGGCGTGGATCGTGCCGTGCGCGGGCGCGACCATGCCAGCGATCACGCACCAGCCTGGATCACGCTTGATGCGCCGACACGGGGACACGCGGGCGGCGATCGCCGGACGGCCTGA
- the pyk gene encoding pyruvate kinase, with the protein MHRNRRAKIVATVGPASSDPAVLKALYLAGVDTFRMNFSHGSRENHAAVHASIRALEIEMGRPIGILQDLQGPKIRVGTIKDGRITVQAGEKIRFVLHGADGDRDAIPLPHPEIFAAIAPRQDLLIDDGRVRVRVQGVGDDFIDAEVVIGGVISNRKGVNLPGTILDLSPLTAKDREDLEFGLSLGVDWVALSFVQRASDVIEARGIIGDRAGIMSKIEKPSALEHIEDIVRMSDAVMVARGDLGVEIPHEEVPGRQKELVRACRLAAKPVIVATQMLESMVNAPTPTRAEASDVATAIYDGADAVMLSAESATGSYPVEAVTMMDRIISATERHKLYRSFISASALDPEQSPPHAVAAAGAGLAETIGAKAIVGYTSSGTTVARIARQRPALPIVALTPNLAVARRASLMWGVHSVPSQDVTTYEEMVATARKALVDENFGGPGDLAVVVAGIPFAQSGTTNNLRVFSLGGSAR; encoded by the coding sequence ATGCATCGCAATCGTCGCGCCAAGATCGTCGCAACCGTGGGGCCGGCGAGCTCCGATCCTGCGGTGCTGAAGGCCCTGTATCTCGCCGGCGTCGATACCTTCCGGATGAATTTCAGCCACGGCAGCCGTGAGAACCATGCGGCGGTGCATGCTTCGATCCGCGCCCTCGAAATCGAGATGGGGCGCCCCATCGGCATTCTTCAGGACCTTCAGGGGCCGAAGATCCGCGTCGGCACCATCAAGGACGGCCGCATCACCGTGCAGGCGGGCGAGAAGATCCGTTTCGTGCTTCACGGCGCGGACGGCGACCGCGATGCCATTCCGCTGCCCCATCCGGAAATCTTCGCCGCCATCGCGCCCCGGCAGGACCTGCTCATCGACGACGGCCGGGTGCGCGTGCGGGTGCAGGGCGTGGGCGATGATTTCATCGACGCCGAAGTGGTCATCGGCGGCGTCATCTCCAACCGCAAGGGCGTGAACCTGCCCGGCACGATCCTTGACCTCTCCCCGCTCACCGCGAAGGACCGCGAGGACCTGGAATTCGGTCTCTCGCTCGGCGTGGACTGGGTGGCGCTCTCCTTCGTGCAGCGGGCCTCCGACGTGATCGAGGCGCGCGGCATCATCGGCGACCGCGCCGGCATCATGTCCAAGATCGAGAAGCCCTCGGCACTGGAGCATATCGAGGACATCGTCCGCATGTCGGATGCGGTGATGGTGGCGCGCGGCGATCTCGGCGTCGAAATCCCGCATGAGGAAGTGCCCGGCCGCCAGAAGGAACTGGTGCGCGCCTGCCGCCTTGCGGCGAAGCCCGTGATCGTGGCGACGCAGATGCTCGAATCCATGGTCAACGCCCCGACGCCCACCCGCGCGGAGGCCTCCGACGTCGCCACCGCCATCTATGACGGGGCGGATGCGGTGATGCTCTCGGCGGAATCCGCAACCGGCAGCTATCCGGTCGAGGCCGTGACCATGATGGACCGCATCATCTCGGCCACCGAGCGCCACAAGCTCTATCGCTCCTTCATCTCTGCCTCCGCGCTCGATCCCGAGCAGTCGCCGCCCCACGCGGTGGCTGCCGCCGGGGCCGGCCTTGCGGAGACCATCGGGGCGAAGGCCATCGTCGGCTATACGTCGAGCGGCACCACGGTGGCCCGCATCGCGCGCCAGCGGCCCGCGCTGCCCATCGTGGCACTGACGCCCAATCTCGCCGTGGCCCGCCGGGCCTCCCTCATGTGGGGCGTGCACAGCGTGCCGTCCCAGGACGTGACCACCTATGAGGAAATGGTGGCGACGGCCCGCAAGGCGCTGGTGGACGAGAATTTCGGCGGGCCCGGTGATCTCGCGGTCGTGGTGGCGGGCATTCCCTTTGCCCAGTCCGGCACCACAAACAACCTGCGCGTCTTCTCCCTCGGCGGCTCCGCGCGCTGA
- the paoC gene encoding aldehyde oxidoreductase molybdenum-binding subunit PaoC produces the protein MKFETPATTNPIDRLRVVGQPLDRIDGPLKTTGTAPYAYERHDVAADPAYGYVIGAGIAKGRITRMDIEAARRAPGVIAIVTAETAGKLGKGKHNTARLLAGPHIEHYHQAVALVVAETFEQARAAAGRVRIDYAAEPGRFDLEAARWSAAKPSDEATGGAADTKVGDFARAFDAATVRLDETYSTPDETHAMMEPHASLARWEGDRLTVWTSNQMIGWAHTDLAETLGVPPEKVRVISPFIGGGFGGKLFLRADIVLAALGARAAGRPVKVALHRPLMINNTTHRPATIQRIRIGAERDGMITAIAHESWSGDLEGGGPEVAVNQTRLLYAGANRLTSMRLASLDLPEGNSMRAPGEAPGMMALEIAMDEMAEKLGIDPVDFRIRNDTQKDPEKPGRPFSARPFVECLRLGAERFGWSSRNPVPGQRREGRWLIGAGMAGAFRNNLLVKSAARVRLSADGRVTVETDMTDIGTGSYTIIAQTAAEMMGVSLEQVEVRLGDSAYPVSAGSGGQFGANNATAGVYAACVKLREAVARKLGLNAADAEFVHGTVRSGERSIPLALAASSGELTGEDGIEYGDLHKTYQQSTFGSHFVEVAVDAATGEARIRRMLAVCAAGRILNPKSARSQVIGAMTMGAGAALMEELAVDKKRGFFVNHDLAGYEVPVHADIPHQEVIFLDETDPISSPMKAKGVGELGICGVGAAVANALYNATGVRVRNYPITLDKYLDRLPDVA, from the coding sequence ATGAAATTCGAGACGCCCGCAACCACCAATCCCATCGACCGCCTGCGCGTGGTGGGCCAGCCGCTCGACCGCATCGACGGTCCGCTGAAGACCACCGGAACCGCGCCCTATGCCTATGAGCGGCACGATGTGGCGGCCGATCCCGCCTATGGCTATGTGATCGGCGCTGGCATCGCCAAGGGGCGCATCACCCGCATGGATATCGAGGCGGCCCGACGCGCGCCGGGTGTCATCGCCATCGTGACGGCCGAGACCGCCGGGAAGCTCGGCAAGGGCAAGCACAATACCGCGCGCCTGCTGGCCGGGCCCCACATCGAACATTACCACCAGGCCGTCGCGCTGGTGGTCGCGGAGACGTTCGAGCAGGCCCGTGCAGCGGCCGGGCGAGTCCGGATCGACTATGCCGCCGAGCCGGGGCGCTTCGATCTCGAAGCCGCGCGCTGGTCCGCCGCCAAGCCCTCGGACGAGGCGACGGGCGGTGCCGCCGATACCAAGGTCGGCGACTTCGCCCGCGCCTTTGACGCGGCCACGGTGCGCCTGGACGAGACCTACAGCACGCCGGACGAGACCCACGCCATGATGGAGCCGCATGCTTCGCTGGCGCGGTGGGAAGGCGACCGGCTGACCGTCTGGACCTCTAACCAGATGATCGGATGGGCCCATACGGATCTGGCCGAGACCCTCGGCGTACCGCCCGAGAAGGTACGCGTAATCTCACCCTTCATCGGCGGCGGCTTCGGCGGCAAGCTGTTCCTGCGCGCCGACATTGTGCTCGCAGCACTCGGCGCGCGGGCGGCGGGACGGCCGGTGAAGGTGGCGCTCCATCGCCCGCTGATGATCAACAACACAACCCACCGTCCGGCCACCATCCAGCGTATCCGCATCGGCGCAGAGCGGGATGGCATGATCACCGCCATCGCCCACGAAAGCTGGTCCGGCGACCTGGAGGGCGGCGGACCGGAAGTAGCGGTGAACCAGACACGCCTCCTGTATGCGGGCGCCAATCGCCTCACCTCCATGCGTCTCGCTAGTCTCGACCTGCCGGAAGGCAACTCCATGCGCGCGCCGGGCGAAGCTCCGGGCATGATGGCGCTGGAGATCGCCATGGACGAAATGGCCGAAAAGCTCGGCATCGACCCGGTGGACTTCCGCATCCGCAACGACACGCAGAAAGATCCCGAAAAGCCCGGCCGGCCGTTCTCCGCCCGCCCCTTCGTGGAGTGCCTGCGGCTCGGCGCGGAACGCTTCGGCTGGAGCAGCCGCAATCCCGTCCCCGGGCAGCGGCGGGAGGGTCGTTGGCTGATCGGAGCCGGCATGGCGGGCGCTTTTCGCAACAACCTGCTCGTGAAGTCGGCCGCCCGCGTGCGCCTGTCCGCCGATGGCCGGGTCACGGTCGAGACCGACATGACCGACATCGGCACCGGCAGCTACACCATCATCGCCCAGACCGCCGCGGAGATGATGGGCGTCTCCCTCGAGCAGGTGGAGGTGCGTCTCGGAGATTCCGCCTATCCCGTCTCGGCGGGGTCCGGCGGCCAGTTCGGCGCCAACAATGCCACCGCTGGCGTCTATGCCGCCTGCGTGAAACTTCGCGAGGCGGTGGCCCGGAAGCTCGGCCTAAATGCCGCGGATGCCGAGTTCGTCCATGGCACGGTGCGCAGCGGCGAGCGGTCCATTCCGCTGGCGCTCGCGGCCTCAAGCGGGGAGCTCACCGGCGAGGACGGCATCGAATATGGCGACCTTCACAAGACCTACCAGCAGTCCACCTTCGGCAGCCACTTCGTTGAAGTGGCGGTGGACGCGGCGACGGGCGAAGCCCGCATCCGCCGCATGCTGGCGGTCTGCGCGGCCGGGCGCATCCTCAACCCGAAATCCGCCCGCAGCCAGGTGATCGGAGCCATGACCATGGGCGCAGGCGCGGCCTTGATGGAGGAACTGGCCGTCGACAAGAAGCGCGGTTTCTTCGTCAATCACGACCTCGCCGGATATGAGGTGCCCGTGCATGCGGATATCCCGCACCAGGAGGTGATCTTCCTTGATGAGACCGATCCGATCTCCTCGCCCATGAAGGCGAAGGGCGTCGGGGAACTGGGCATCTGCGGCGTCGGCGCCGCGGTTGCCAACGCGCTCTACAATGCGACGGGTGTGCGCGTGCGCAACTACCCGATCACGCTCGACAAATATCTCGACCGGCTGCCGGACGTCGCCTGA
- a CDS encoding FAD binding domain-containing protein: MIPFTFERASSPAEAAAAAARTPGAKFIAGGTNLLDLMKLEIETPNHLIDVNGLALDTIEPAAEGGLRIGALVSNTDLAADARVRRDYPLLSRALLAGASGQLRNKATTAGNLLQRTRCPYFYDTDQPCNKRKPGSGCAAMDGITRQLAVIGTSDACIASHPSDMAVAMRALDAQVETVGPDGTTRRIPMADFHRLPGNTPHIETALAPGELITAVLLPKPLGGRQVYRKVRDRASYAFALVSVGAVILPDGTGRVAVGGIAPRPWRDEKAEEALPKGARAVTERLLADARPTRDNAFKVVLVERTLGAVLNEARG, translated from the coding sequence ATGATCCCCTTCACGTTCGAGCGCGCCTCGTCCCCCGCCGAAGCGGCGGCCGCAGCCGCGCGCACGCCCGGCGCCAAGTTCATCGCGGGCGGCACCAATCTCCTCGATCTCATGAAACTGGAGATCGAGACGCCGAACCACCTCATCGACGTCAACGGCCTCGCCCTCGACACGATCGAACCGGCGGCGGAGGGCGGCCTGCGCATCGGTGCGCTGGTGAGCAATACGGATCTTGCGGCGGATGCGCGCGTGCGGCGGGACTATCCGCTGCTGTCGCGGGCTCTACTGGCAGGGGCCTCCGGCCAGTTGCGCAACAAGGCGACCACCGCCGGCAATCTCCTCCAACGCACCCGCTGCCCGTATTTTTATGACACCGACCAGCCGTGCAACAAGCGCAAGCCCGGCAGCGGCTGCGCGGCGATGGACGGCATCACCCGGCAATTGGCCGTCATCGGCACGAGCGATGCCTGCATCGCCAGCCATCCGAGCGACATGGCGGTAGCGATGCGTGCCCTTGATGCGCAGGTGGAGACGGTGGGGCCGGATGGGACCACGCGGCGCATTCCCATGGCGGATTTCCATCGTTTGCCCGGCAACACGCCCCACATCGAGACCGCGCTCGCGCCGGGCGAACTCATCACCGCCGTGCTGCTGCCGAAGCCGCTCGGAGGCCGGCAGGTCTATCGCAAGGTGCGCGACCGCGCCTCCTATGCCTTTGCGCTGGTGTCAGTGGGCGCGGTCATCCTGCCGGATGGCACGGGCCGCGTGGCGGTCGGCGGCATCGCTCCTCGGCCCTGGCGCGACGAGAAAGCGGAGGAGGCCCTGCCCAAGGGCGCCCGCGCCGTTACAGAACGGCTGCTCGCCGACGCGCGGCCGACGCGGGACAACGCCTTCAAGGTCGTTCTGGTGGAGCGCACGCTCGGTGCGGTGCTCAACGAGGCAAGGGGCTGA
- the treY gene encoding malto-oligosyltrehalose synthase, with protein MIPDLIATYRLQFHKGFTFADAEALVPYLAGLGVSHLYASPLTVAVPGSTHGYDVVDPTRINPELGGDEGFDRLSRALTANGMGLLLDIVPNHMAASQHNPFWMQMLECGPEADGARLFDVFWETGKLLLPVLGEPLRATLEAGAFSLQPHYDTRRIVLCYGGNVFPLRPESVRQIMEAAGLKEDLGALGIDDRAALEAALTRVDLAEIIEAQHWRLAWWRTAAHDLNYRRFFNITDLVGVRIEDREVFDFVHRLPLDLVRQGRVHGLRVDHVDGLADPAGYCARLRRAVGPDVPIFVEKILEPGEKLRPWPIDGTTGYERLNDINGVFVDEPGYRTLEEDLRARNVLVGTTAARLAEAKRQVLQGSLAAEVDSLAALARDGLDEAMREGDLTDAAIRDAVSALLVHCPVYRSYATWDAAGPEDEALWDAIAEGMAAAEDPLTNAAGAVLLDRLRAPRLDSDRRFRERFQQLSGPAMAKGFEDTELYRYPVLLCVNEVGGSLDHPARTLEAIHTASEARASAGMRDLIPLATHDTKRGPDTRARLAAISTMPDLWLGFRGDTREACEALAANVSGQAQPDALDQVMILQTLVSAWPLSEERVTAYLTKALREAKRHTNWETPNAEYEDAAAAFAAQIISAAQGEAVRAGIETLVRQLEPAGRIVGLAQTILQHTLPGTPDIYQGTEFRDFSLVDPDNRRPVDWEARRAALAGHGEMPDTDREKSELVRRLLSLRRTQVALTRGSYTPLRLAPSPWRWFGFERRHEGSAVRVIVPTRVPTANEAPASLSFEDGWGTQEWAGLDGAPLAGDVATTLASDWPFLIARARAS; from the coding sequence ATGATCCCCGATCTTATCGCCACCTATCGGCTGCAGTTCCACAAGGGTTTCACCTTCGCCGACGCCGAAGCGCTCGTGCCCTATCTCGCGGGGCTCGGCGTGAGCCATCTCTACGCCTCGCCGCTCACCGTTGCCGTACCGGGCTCCACGCACGGTTATGATGTGGTTGATCCCACGCGCATCAACCCGGAACTCGGTGGGGACGAGGGCTTCGACCGGCTCTCGCGGGCTTTGACGGCCAACGGCATGGGCCTTCTGCTCGACATCGTGCCCAACCATATGGCCGCCTCCCAGCACAATCCCTTCTGGATGCAGATGCTGGAGTGCGGGCCGGAGGCGGACGGGGCGCGTCTGTTCGACGTGTTCTGGGAGACGGGCAAGCTGCTGCTTCCGGTGCTCGGCGAGCCGCTGCGCGCGACTCTGGAAGCTGGCGCCTTCTCGCTTCAGCCCCATTACGACACCCGGCGCATCGTGCTGTGCTATGGCGGCAACGTCTTCCCCCTTCGGCCCGAAAGCGTGCGCCAGATCATGGAAGCCGCCGGCTTGAAGGAGGACCTCGGCGCCCTCGGGATCGATGATCGCGCCGCGCTGGAAGCGGCGCTGACACGGGTGGATCTGGCCGAGATCATCGAAGCCCAGCACTGGCGCCTCGCCTGGTGGCGTACCGCCGCCCACGATCTCAACTACCGGCGCTTCTTCAACATCACCGATCTCGTCGGCGTGCGGATCGAGGATCGCGAGGTGTTCGATTTCGTCCACCGTTTGCCGCTCGATCTGGTGCGGCAGGGGCGGGTGCATGGCCTGCGGGTCGATCACGTGGACGGGCTGGCCGATCCGGCGGGATATTGCGCACGCCTGCGCCGGGCGGTGGGGCCGGACGTGCCGATCTTCGTGGAGAAGATCCTGGAGCCGGGGGAGAAGCTGCGTCCCTGGCCCATCGATGGCACGACCGGCTATGAGCGCCTGAACGACATCAACGGTGTCTTCGTGGACGAGCCGGGATACCGGACGCTGGAAGAGGATCTGCGCGCGCGCAACGTGCTGGTGGGCACGACGGCCGCGCGCCTTGCCGAGGCCAAGCGGCAGGTGTTGCAGGGCAGCCTTGCCGCGGAGGTGGACTCCCTCGCCGCGCTGGCCCGCGACGGGCTCGACGAGGCCATGCGCGAGGGCGATCTGACCGACGCTGCCATTCGTGACGCGGTTTCGGCCCTCCTGGTTCATTGCCCGGTCTACCGCTCCTACGCCACATGGGATGCCGCTGGACCGGAAGATGAAGCACTCTGGGACGCCATCGCTGAAGGCATGGCCGCCGCCGAGGATCCGCTGACCAATGCGGCCGGGGCGGTGCTGCTGGACCGGCTGCGGGCCCCGCGCCTCGACAGCGACCGTCGCTTCCGCGAGCGGTTCCAGCAGCTCAGCGGTCCGGCCATGGCCAAGGGGTTCGAGGACACGGAGTTGTATCGCTATCCCGTACTGCTCTGCGTCAATGAGGTGGGCGGGAGTCTTGATCATCCGGCCCGCACCCTCGAGGCCATACACACCGCGTCCGAGGCGCGGGCCTCTGCGGGCATGCGCGACCTTATCCCTCTTGCGACCCACGACACCAAGCGCGGGCCGGATACGCGCGCGCGCCTCGCCGCCATCAGCACAATGCCGGACCTCTGGCTCGGCTTCCGGGGAGACACGCGCGAAGCGTGCGAGGCGCTGGCAGCGAATGTCTCGGGTCAGGCGCAGCCGGATGCGCTGGATCAGGTGATGATCCTTCAGACGCTTGTTTCGGCATGGCCGCTCTCGGAGGAGCGCGTCACCGCGTATCTCACCAAGGCGCTGCGCGAGGCCAAGCGGCACACCAATTGGGAAACTCCCAACGCCGAGTATGAGGACGCAGCGGCCGCCTTCGCGGCGCAGATCATTTCCGCGGCGCAGGGAGAGGCCGTGCGGGCCGGGATCGAAACGCTGGTCCGGCAACTTGAGCCCGCGGGCCGCATCGTCGGCCTGGCCCAGACCATCCTCCAGCACACGCTGCCGGGCACGCCGGACATCTATCAGGGGACCGAGTTCCGGGACTTCTCTCTGGTGGACCCCGACAACCGCCGTCCCGTGGACTGGGAGGCGCGGCGCGCGGCCCTGGCCGGCCATGGCGAGATGCCGGACACAGATCGGGAGAAAAGCGAGCTGGTGCGGCGCCTCCTGTCCTTGCGCCGAACGCAGGTCGCACTGACGCGCGGCAGCTACACCCCCCTGCGCCTTGCTCCTTCGCCTTGGCGCTGGTTCGGCTTCGAGCGGCGGCATGAGGGCTCGGCGGTGCGCGTGATTGTGCCGACGCGGGTCCCTACGGCCAATGAGGCGCCAGCCTCCCTCTCCTTCGAGGATGGGTGGGGCACGCAGGAGTGGGCGGGCCTGGACGGGGCTCCTCTCGCGGGCGATGTGGCGACGACGCTCGCGTCCGACTGGCCCTTCCTGATCGCACGGGCGCGGGCCTCCTGA
- a CDS encoding cold-shock protein yields the protein MNFGTVKWFNATKGFGFIQPDNGGSDVFVHISAVERAGMQGLAEGQKLQFEIIRDNKSGKNSAGNLQAA from the coding sequence ATGAACTTCGGTACTGTGAAGTGGTTCAACGCCACCAAGGGCTTCGGCTTCATTCAGCCTGACAACGGCGGATCGGATGTGTTCGTTCACATCTCTGCCGTGGAGCGGGCCGGAATGCAGGGCCTCGCCGAGGGCCAGAAGCTCCAGTTCGAGATCATCCGCGACAACAAGTCCGGCAAGAACTCGGCAGGTAATCTTCAGGCTGCGTGA
- the treZ gene encoding malto-oligosyltrehalose trehalohydrolase, protein MHHASSRSSLDPSADTGRPLFRFGAEWLGDGTRFRLFAPDAPSVTVELEGHGGFKMARSADGFHEAVIAQAAPGTFYRFRVGDQAVPDPASRMQAEDAEGWSVVVGVPQLMPRPWRRPWTEAVIAEVHVGTATPEGTFRALIDRLDHYRDAGFTVLELLPVADFPGRRNWGYDGVLLYAPDRAYGTPDDLRALIDAAHARGIGMMLDVVYNHFGPRGNYMPLYARSFFREDIGTPWGAALNLESEVVRGFFVENAAYWLADFGFDGLRFDAVHAFATDGAETFLRELAEGCRAVRPDAFLVLENHDNVAGWMSRDDQLFTAQWNDDWHHVFHVMASGEQTGYYAPYARDPAAAAERALGSGFVFQGEAFPDAGGHPRGTPSGHLPPDAFVSFVQNHDHIGNRPLGDRLAATLSPERLAFLHFVLMLSPQIPLLFMGEEAQLPTPFPFFCDFDGELADAVRNGRRSEFGDFFAAHGEATFPDPLDDATFHAAKLRPEDFSDERARAALDAFRRLAGLRRDLVWPLTASAYVGSTVERQGEGLCVSWHFAAGTLVMALNAASLSATVPLPDLVAGLPADAHIGEVDLLPEGSLELGAFAAVLWSRAAA, encoded by the coding sequence ATGCATCATGCGTCCTCGCGTTCCTCGCTCGATCCCTCGGCTGACACCGGACGGCCTCTCTTTCGCTTCGGCGCCGAATGGCTGGGGGATGGCACGCGCTTCCGCCTGTTCGCTCCGGATGCGCCGTCCGTCACGGTGGAGCTGGAGGGACACGGCGGCTTCAAAATGGCGCGCAGCGCGGATGGGTTTCATGAAGCCGTGATCGCGCAGGCGGCGCCCGGAACGTTTTATCGCTTCCGGGTCGGTGACCAGGCGGTGCCGGACCCCGCGTCGCGCATGCAGGCGGAGGATGCCGAGGGCTGGAGCGTCGTCGTTGGCGTGCCGCAGCTCATGCCCCGCCCGTGGCGGCGTCCCTGGACGGAAGCCGTGATTGCGGAAGTCCATGTCGGGACGGCCACCCCGGAGGGCACGTTCCGCGCTCTCATCGACCGGCTGGACCATTATCGCGACGCCGGCTTCACCGTCCTCGAACTGCTGCCGGTCGCGGATTTCCCCGGCCGCCGCAACTGGGGCTACGATGGCGTCCTGCTCTATGCGCCCGATCGCGCCTATGGCACGCCCGATGACCTGCGCGCGCTGATCGACGCCGCCCATGCCCGCGGCATCGGCATGATGCTGGACGTGGTCTATAACCACTTCGGTCCGCGCGGGAACTACATGCCGCTCTATGCCCGATCCTTCTTTCGGGAGGACATCGGCACCCCGTGGGGCGCGGCGCTGAACCTTGAGAGCGAAGTCGTCCGTGGCTTCTTCGTGGAGAATGCGGCCTACTGGCTCGCGGACTTCGGCTTTGACGGCCTGCGCTTCGATGCCGTGCACGCCTTTGCCACGGATGGTGCGGAAACCTTTCTGCGCGAACTGGCGGAAGGGTGCCGCGCGGTGCGACCCGATGCCTTCCTCGTGCTGGAGAACCACGACAACGTCGCCGGCTGGATGAGCCGTGATGACCAATTGTTCACCGCCCAGTGGAACGACGACTGGCACCACGTCTTCCATGTGATGGCAAGCGGAGAGCAGACCGGCTATTACGCCCCCTATGCCCGCGATCCGGCCGCTGCGGCCGAACGGGCGCTTGGGAGCGGCTTCGTCTTCCAGGGCGAGGCCTTTCCCGATGCGGGCGGCCATCCGCGGGGGACGCCGTCCGGCCATCTCCCGCCCGATGCCTTCGTCAGCTTCGTGCAGAACCACGACCACATCGGCAATCGTCCGCTGGGTGACCGGCTGGCGGCCACCCTGTCGCCGGAACGGCTCGCCTTTCTTCATTTCGTTCTGATGCTCTCGCCGCAGATCCCGCTCCTCTTCATGGGGGAGGAAGCGCAACTGCCCACGCCTTTCCCCTTTTTCTGCGACTTCGACGGCGAACTGGCCGATGCGGTCCGCAATGGACGCCGTTCGGAGTTCGGGGACTTCTTCGCGGCTCATGGGGAAGCGACGTTTCCCGATCCGCTGGACGATGCCACCTTCCATGCCGCGAAGCTCCGGCCCGAGGATTTCTCCGATGAGCGCGCCCGCGCGGCCCTTGATGCCTTCCGCCGGCTGGCCGGCCTGCGCCGTGATCTCGTCTGGCCGTTGACCGCGAGCGCCTATGTGGGCAGCACGGTCGAGCGGCAAGGGGAGGGGCTCTGCGTATCCTGGCACTTTGCGGCCGGCACGCTCGTTATGGCCCTCAACGCCGCTTCCCTGTCCGCGACCGTTCCGCTTCCGGATCTCGTCGCCGGACTGCCGGCCGATGCGCATATCGGCGAGGTGGACCTGCTGCCCGAGGGCAGTCTGGAACTCGGAGCCTTCGCCGCCGTCCTCTGGAGCCGCGCCGCCGCATGA